A window of Clostridium novyi genomic DNA:
TAAATCAAGCGATTAAGTATTTACTTTCTAATTATAAAGAAGATGAAATAGATAAATTTATTGCTAAAAATTATATTCCGACTGATGGTATATATATAGTTGTTGAAGAAACTAAATACGGATTTAATAGAGTTGAGAAGGTGCAAATAAAACAAAATAAGAGAACTAAGCAATTAGAAGATACTACAGGATTTATAAATTTTGATTTTATTTGTATAGCAGATTATTTAAGTAAGCTTATAGATATGAATAAGCCCATTGATTCTAAAAAAGTAATACATTCTAATAATTACTTAAGTTTCTTTGTAAAATTAGATAGTATTTCTGGTGGAAAATTAACCAATGAAATTATTCATAATTACTATGAAGTTTTAAGAAATCCACAAGATAAATACAAAAAAGATAAAAATAAGCTAGCAATGTATGAAGATGCAGAAAAAGAATTTGGAAAAGTCAATGAGGAAAGACTAAATAAAATAGAAGAATGGATTATAAATAATATATATAATCTAGTTCCTAAAGATTCGAAAGAAAAAACATATCTAAAAATATTTTTTAAGTACGATTTATCTGAATATGAAAAAGAGAGTAAAAAATATCTAATTCCCAATATTTACAACAGTACAGATTTTAATATATCTATAAATGACACATTATATGGACTTCCTAATAACAATATGGGTTTAAATTCAAAAAAACCTTATTTAGAAAACAAAACAAGAAAAACTACAGTTCCATTTTTAATATCTCTAAAAGAAGTATTAATCCAAAAAAAGTTATTTGATTTTTTAATGAATATGGCAACAACAGGAAGAGTAAATATTTATTTAAACGAAAAAGAAATTATTGCATTAAGCAATAAAGAAAGCCTTAAAAATAATTTTCAAGGTGCATATATCAGAATAAAAAAAGGAAAAGAACTTGAAATTTTAGATTTTGATATTATAGAAAATTATAAAGTTAAGTTAAAGCAACCTATGAAAGTTAAAAACATACTTCAAATAAATTATGAAAAACTAAGTAAAAAATTACCTGACTATTATCATGAAATAAAGTTAGTAGAAAATTTGAAGATATTCATAAATGAAATTTTATTTAGCAAGTTCTTAGATTCAAATTACTTTACAGAGGCTAAAGATTTATCTATTAATAATAGCAACCTAAAAATGAATTTATTATTAAGTAGAAATATATTATTTAATTGGTTTTTTAAAGGAAATCAACAAGGGGTATGGGAAGTGCTAAATAAAACTAGCTTAAGCTTAATAAAGGGTTCTATTAATAATGGTTATATGATTAGAGCAAGTGAACAATTTAATTTAAGATGTGCTTTAAAGGAATATTTTAAAGGAGATGAAAAGTCAATGGCTGATGTTTTAAAGGAAGTTAAAGATTCCTTAAGAAAAAAGATAAATATAAAATTTGATGAGGCTACATCTAGTATAGAAAATGATGATGAATATTATTTTGCAGTAGGACAATTAGCAGGATATTTTATTTCATTAAATAAGAGTAAAAACAAACCACATTCTTTAGCAAATCCAGTTATAAATGCGAGAAATGATAAGAGAATTAAAGATGAACTTATAAAACTATATAAAAAATATAATTACGCAATACCTTATACAAAAGGAAGATTTGAAAATTTAATGGCAATAGTAAAGTCTTATGAACCTAAGGAAAAGGTTAAAGATGATTTAATAATAGCAGGATATCTTCATAGTAATTTAATTTTTGAAAAAACTGAAGATTCAAAAAATGAGAATGGAGGAAATTAGTGATGATGAATAAAAGAATTTATGGATTATTAGGTATAGCATCAATAATGGCTAATTGGAATGCTGATTTTACAGGATATCCAAAAACAATTTCAACAGGAGAGATATTTGGAAGCGATAAGGCATTTAAGTATCCTATTAAAAAAATGTGGAACCAACAAGGGGAAAAAGTATTATATATAAAATCAATGAAGCTTGAAGAAGATAAAAATGGCATAAGTGATTTAACTCCAAGATCACTAAAAGAAAGATATGAATATTTATTTGAAAATAATAAAGTAAGTGACAATAAAGAAGGCAAAACTGATAAAAAATCCAAAAAAGATGGAAAAGAAGTTTTAACAAATTTATTTAAAGCTATAGATGTTAAAAACTTTGGAGCTACTTTTGCAGAGGAAGGAAATAATATATCAATAACTGGTGCAGTTCAAATAGGCCAGGGATTTAATAAATATGAAGAATCTTATGCAGAAGAACAGCAAATACTTTCTCCTTTTAGAGATGCCTCTCAAAAGAAAAAGTCTAAAAAAGAAAATGAGGAGAAGGAAGATGCTAAAGCTTCAACATTAGGAACAAAAATAGTTAGTAATGAAGCACATTATTTTTATCCATTTGCAATAAATCCAACAGCATATGATGAATTTGTAGAATTAGGAGTAACTGATGGATACACTGAAGAAGATTACAAAAAGTTTAAAGACGCTTCATTAATTGCAGCTACATCATTTAATACAAACTCAAAAGTTGGCTGTGAAAATGAGTTTGCCTTATTTGTAGAAACTGATAAAGAATTATATCTACCTAATTTAAGTCAGTTTGTAGAGTTTGAGAAGAAGGATGATAAAGGAGTTATTAAATTAACTTGTGGTAAGTTATTAGATGGATTAAAAGATAAAATTAAATCTATAGAAATTTATTACAATCCATACACTACTATTCTTGATAGTGATATAAAAGATGCTAAAAAGTTTAATATATTTACTAAAAAAGAAGAGGTATAACTATGGAGGTTTTAAAATTTAATTTAAAGGGTGAAACTGCATTTTTTAAACGTCCAGATGTGAATACTTATTTATATTTTACGTATGGAAATATACATAAAGTAGCACTACTTGGAATACTAGGAGCTATAATGGGTTATAAAGGATACAATAATCAATGCAATAAAATTTACAAACATGAAAAAGAACAGTGTATATATCCAGAGTTTTATGAAAAATTAAAAGGATTAAAGGTAGGAATTGTTCCTATAAATCATCATGGTTATAATTTAAAAAAAGTGCAAACATTTAATAACTCAGTGGGGTATGCCTCAAAGGAGCAAGGTGGAAATTTAATAGTTAAAGAACAATGGCTTGAAAAACCTAAATGGGAAATATATATACTTATTGAAAATGAAATTACTAGAGAATTAGCTGATAGATTAAAAAACTATAAATTTAAGTATATACCTTATTTAGGTAAAAATGATCATATAGCAGATATAGGTTTTGTAGAAGTAATAAAAAATGCTGAAAAGATACACAGTGTGGATAAGTTAGATGGTTTATTTATGAAAAAATACTTTACATTAAATTTAGATAATGAAGATGAAGAAGAAGAGAGCATATGGAAATATGAAGAAAGTTTGCCTATATCATTAGAAGAAGTAACTAACAAATATGAATTAGAAACTTTCTTAATGACTAATGCTATTGTAAATATAAAAGACTATGATAAGGTTCAAATTTACAAATGTAATAATAAAAATATATATTTCTTTTAAAGGTGAGAAATTTTCTCGCCTTTAAAAGAAATATGGAAAATAAAATTTATATAAGGGATTTGATAAAATGTACTTTGAGAAAACAGAAAAATTTGATATTTCAAAATATATAAAAAATTCAGAAAAAATATATGCACATATAAATAATAAAACTAGAGAAAAAGAAACTTTAAAAGAACATGTAGAAAGATCTTTAAAATATTTTTATAAATTAGTATATAGTAAAAACTTAGAAAATATTTTTTTAAAGTTTGAGGAGAAACTTTGTAGAGAATTTAGTGATGAAGAGAAAAATTTATTTAGAGAAATGATAATAAATACAATATATATGCATGATTTAGGAAAGATAAATATTAATTTTCAAAGATTAAAAATGCATAATAAATATTGGGAAAATCATAAAGAGTTTGAATTTAATAACTCAAATCATTCATGCTTATCTTCATTAATATATATGGATTATTATTATAAAAAGATTAAATCTAATTCTAATTTAAATAGTTTGGAAAGCAAGAAGTTACTAAAAATATTTATGATTTTAAACGCTTATGTAATATCAAAACATCATACTGGATTAGATAAATTAGAGGACTTTAAAGTTAAATTAACAGAAGATGATGGAGAAGGACAAAGATTATGTTCAAGTGAGTTAAGTCTTTTTGAAGATATTTACAATGAGAAAATTAAATTTACCACCAATGAAAATATATTAAAGAATCTTTTTAAAAATACAGAAAAAAATTTAAGAAGGTATGAGGAAGAAGAAAATAATATATCTTTTGTATTTTACATATATGAAAGATTAATGTTATCAATACTACTTATGTGCGATTATTACGCTACATCAGAATTTGAACATGGGGATGAAGTTAAAGGATTTAATGAAATAGAAAATATATATGATTTTTATGATGAATTTAATAATACAAAAATAAATAAAGATACTAGAGAATATGAAAAGAATGAATATGATACAAAAAGAGATTTTTCAAATTTAAAGGATATAAATATTTTAAGGAAAGAATTATTTTTAGATGCGGAAAAGGAGCTTTTAAAGAATTTAGATAAGAATATATTTTATTTAGAGGCGCCAACTGGAAGTGGTAAAAGCAATGTTGCTTTTAACTTAACTTTTAGATTAATAGAAAAAGAAAGAAATTTAAAGAAATTAATTTATGTATATCCTTTTAATACTTTAGTTGATCAAAATATAAAAACTATAGAAAAAATATTCAATAATAAAAAAGATGTATTGAATAATATGGCAGTAATAAATTCTATAACTCCTATAAAAATAAGAAAAAAAGATTTAGATGATAATACAATAGACTATAATACATCATTATTAGACAGGCAATTCTTAAATTATCCGATGATACTAACTACTCATGTAAGTTTGTTTAATTATTTCTTTGGAATCTCTAAAGAAGATATATTTCCATTAGCTAAGTTATGTAATAGTGTAATAGTTTTAGATGAGATACAAAGTTATAAAAATTATATATGGAAAGAAATTATTACATTTTTAAAGTACTATTCAGAATTTTTGAATATTAAGTTCATAATAATGTCAGCAACACTTCCGAATTTAGATATACTTATGGACGATGAAAGTAATAGCATAAGTTTAATATCAAATAGAGATAAGTATTTTGACAATAAACTTTTTAAAAATAGGGTTAAAATAGATTATTCTTTACTGGATAGTGCAGATATTGAGGATAGTAAAGATGCAAAATTAGAAAAAATATTTAATCATGTAGTAGAACAATCTAATAATTCCGAAAAAAATATATTAATTGAATTTATAAGTAAAGATACAGCTGCAAAATTTCATGAAATGTTAATAGAATATAAAGAAGAATATGGTTTAGGCACACAAGATGTAAGAGATATTGAGCTTATAACTGGAGATGACAATAGTATAGAAAGAAATAAAATTATTAATAAGATAACTAAGGAAGAAAACAAAAATATTATTTTGGTTGCAACCCAGGTTATTGAAGCAGGTGTTGATATTGACATGGACATAGGATATAAGGATATATCTATGCTTGATTGTGATGAACAATTCTTAGGTAGAATAAATAGAAGTTGCTTAAAAGAGTCAGGTATAGTGTATTTTTTTAATTTAGACAGTGCTAGTGGAATTTATAAAAATGATTATAGAAAACCTAAGCAATTAACGCTAATTTCAGAAAAATTTCATACTCGCAGGTGGCTAGAAAATAAAGAGTTTTATAAGTTTTATAAACATGTTTTAGAGGTTATAAATAAAAATGGCACGGATAAGTATAAAGAAAATAGTATAAGTAATTTTGTGAAAAACAGTATGAATAAATTTGATTTTATTAATATAAGTGAAAGAATGAAATTAATTGATGATAACAAAATGGAATGTAGTGTATTTTTAAATAGAGAACTTGAGTTAGATGATGAACGTGTATTAAAAGGATATGAGATTTGGGATAGTTATAAAGAATTATTGCAAAATAATGAAATTGATTATGCAGAAAAGAAAGTTAAGTTATCAAAAGTTGTATCTGATATGAATTATTTTATATATAAAGTTAGAAAAGGGAATTTTAATATTACTGAATGTATAGGTGAAATTTATTATATAGAAGATGGAGAGAAATATTTGGAAAATGGAAAATTTATAAAAAGTAAATTTCAAGGAATAGATTCAGATATATGTTAGGAGGAAAAATGAGAGTAAATGGTACATTAGTGAATTACTATATACATTGTAAAAGACAATGCTGGTTACATGGCAATAGGGTTAATATGGAGAATAATAGTGAAGACGTTAAGATAGGAAAAGCAATACATAAGATAAGAGAAGAGCATGGGAAAAATACAGAAGTATCTATAGAAAATATAAAAATAGATAAAATAACAAAAGAATATTTAGTGGAAGTGAAAAAGTCAGATTCGGATATAGAAGCGGTTAGATGGCAAATTCTATTTTACTTAAAGATTTTGAAGGATAAAGGAATAGATAAAAAAGGAAAAATTGAGGTAATAGAAAAAAAGAAAAGTAACAATAAAATAATATATGAAGAATTGACAGAAGAAAAAGAAGAACGATTAAAAGAAATTATATTTAATGTAGAAAAGTTAATAGGAGATGAAAATCTGCCAATGGTAGAATTCGATAACAAGTGCAAAAAATGTGCATATTACGAATACTGTTACGTATAGAGGAGGTTAATATGGGAAGTACAAAATATTTAATGTCTATGGGGGAAGTTTCACGTAAAGATAATTCTCTTTGTTTTAGAAAAAATAGTAAAAATCAATATATTCCAATAGAGAATGTTAAGGAAATTTATTGTTTATCAGAAATATCATTAAATACTAAATTACTAGATTTTATATCACATAATAATATTGTAATGCACTTTTTTAATTATTATGGTGGATATAGCGGAACTTTTTATCCAAAAGAAAATTTAGTAAGTGGAAGGCTTTTGGTAAAGCAAGTTAAAGCTTATGAAAATAAAAGAATGGATATAGCTAGAGCAATTGTACTAGGAATTGGAGAAAATATACATGAAGTTATGTATCATTATTATAAACACAATGTTAATGAAGTTAAAGAGTTGTTAGATTGGATAAAAACTGAATTTAAAAGTAAGTTAGAAAATGTACAAGATATAAAGTCCTTAATGCAAGTAGAGGGAGAAGTGTGGCAGAGGTTTTATTCAAATTTCAAATATATCTTACCAGAAAATTTTATAATAAATAAAAGAGTTAAAAGACCACCAGATAATCCTATAAATGCAATGATATCCTTTGGAAACAGTATGCTATATTCTAAAACTGTATCCGTTATATATAATACCCATTTGGATCAGAAGATAAGTTTTTTACATGAACCTTCAGAAGGTAGATTTTCTTTAAGTCTAGATTTGAGTGAAGTTTTTAAGCCAATAATAACGTTTAAAACTATATTTGAACTTGTAAATAGAAAGAAGATACAAGTATCTAAACATTTTGATAAGAATTTAAATTATTGTATCCTAAATGAGGCTGGAAAAAAGATTTTTATTGAGGCATTTGAAGGAAGATTAGAATCTATTTTTGAACATCCAAAGTTAAAGAGAAAAATAAGTTATAAAACAGCTATTAAACTAGATTGTTATAAACTTATAAAAAATATATTAGAAGAAAAGGAATTTAAGCCATTTAGGCTTAAGGATAAGATATAATGAGTAAAAAAATTAATTATAATTATGCATTTTTATTTTATGATGTGAAAGAAAAGAGAGTAAATAAAGTGTTTAAGGTTTGTAAAAAGTATTTAACTCATTATCAAAAATCTGTTTTTAGAGGTGAGATAACACCTTCTAATATAATAAAATTAAGAGAAGATTTAAAGAAAGTAATAGATGAAAGTGAAGATTTTATATGTATAATTAAATTATTAAATAATAAAGTATTTGGAGAAGAAGTGTTAGGAGTAGGTATTGAAACTGCAGAGGATTTAATTTTATAAAATTATTATCCCAACCGATTAAAAAATTTAAACTAGTCCCAATCCTTGATTTAACTGTTTTTGAGTGGTATTTTGGTTTAAAAAATTAAATTATGAAAGTTGGTTGGGAAAAAACTAACGAAAGTATTTATTTTCAATGATCTTAAAGGTATAATATAAATAAGGAATAGCTATTTTACTATGGTTGAACATTAACATAAGATGTATTTAAATCGTTATCACCACTCCTTATATTAGTTTATCCATATATGTTGAACATTAACATAAGATGTATTTAAATATATACTATGTGGAATAGAGGAGATGTTGTATTAAGTTGAACATTAACATAAGATGTATTTAAATGAAGCAGCACAATATTTCTATGATGGTTTCTTAGGTTGTTGAACATTAACATAAGATGTATTTAAATTATCTAAAAAATAGATACACTCACTATGCATATCTTTGTTGAACATTAACATAAGATGTATTTAAATCTAGTTTGTATTACTTTAAGTCTGTTTATAGCACGTTGAACATTAACATAAGATGTATTTAAATAATTTATAATTATCATTTAGAACTGTTGTAATAATAGTTGAACATTAACATAAGATGTATTTAAATGAAGAAATAAGTTTAGATGATAAAAAGCTTTTAGAAGTTGAACATTAACATAAGATGTATTTAAATCTTTTAGTTTCTACATTGTCAATACTACTTTCCCAAGTTGAACATTAACATAAGATGTATTTAAATAGTTTTTTTGCTTTGTTTTCTATAATTTTATCCTGGTTGAACATTAACATAAGATGTATTTAAATTAATAATACTGTGTAATTATATCTACTCCAGATTTGTTGAACATTAACATAAGATGTATTTAAATTTTATTTCATTTGATATACATAAATTATTTATAGCGTTGAACATTAACATAAGATGTATTTAAATATTTGTAGGTAAAAATAAAAGAACTTCTCTAGTAACGTTGAACATTAACATAAGATGTATTTAAATAGTGATAATAAATGGCTTATATTTGTAAGCAATAAGTTGAACATTAACATAAGATGTATTTAAATTAACCAGCAACAGTTGGTCTACTCTTATTAAGCAGGTGTTGAACATTAACATAAGATGTATTTAAATTAAAGATACGAGGTTAAGAAAATATAAAGAAGCATGTTGAACATTAACATAAGATGTATTTAAATTACCAAACTTTATTTTTCTTTTTATCTGCTTTTAAGTTGAACATTAACATAAGATGTATTTAAATACGTATTGTTTTTGTTGTAAATCTCTCGCATCTGTGTTGAACATTAACATAAGATGTATTTAAATTATTTAACTAACAACCTAACACATAAAAGTTAAGTTGAACATTAACATAAGATGTATTTAAATCGTTTACGGCAAATAGAATCTATATATTCTAAAGAAGTTGAACATTAACATAAGATGTATTTAAATGAAAAATATAGCTAATAGAATAGGTACTGTAAACAGTTGAACATTAACATAAGATGTATTTAAATGTATTTTCTTTTATAGAATTAAGTAAATTACCAGCAGTTGAACATTAACATAAGATGTATTTAAATAAATTTAAAATATAAGAAGGTAATCCCATTAGTTATGTTGAACATTAACATAAGATGTATTTAAATTATTTAAATGTACCACTAGAATTCACATCCCCTACATGTTGAACATTAACATAAGATGTATTTAAATCTAGCATTAGAGTTGTTTATTTTTATATCAAATATAGTTGAACATTAACATAAGATGTATTTAAATTCTTATTCTCTAATAAATTAACTTTAGATTCTATGTTGAACATTAACAT
This region includes:
- the cas8b gene encoding type I-B CRISPR-associated protein Cas8b/Csh1, which encodes MLNQAIKYLLSNYKEDEIDKFIAKNYIPTDGIYIVVEETKYGFNRVEKVQIKQNKRTKQLEDTTGFINFDFICIADYLSKLIDMNKPIDSKKVIHSNNYLSFFVKLDSISGGKLTNEIIHNYYEVLRNPQDKYKKDKNKLAMYEDAEKEFGKVNEERLNKIEEWIINNIYNLVPKDSKEKTYLKIFFKYDLSEYEKESKKYLIPNIYNSTDFNISINDTLYGLPNNNMGLNSKKPYLENKTRKTTVPFLISLKEVLIQKKLFDFLMNMATTGRVNIYLNEKEIIALSNKESLKNNFQGAYIRIKKGKELEILDFDIIENYKVKLKQPMKVKNILQINYEKLSKKLPDYYHEIKLVENLKIFINEILFSKFLDSNYFTEAKDLSINNSNLKMNLLLSRNILFNWFFKGNQQGVWEVLNKTSLSLIKGSINNGYMIRASEQFNLRCALKEYFKGDEKSMADVLKEVKDSLRKKINIKFDEATSSIENDDEYYFAVGQLAGYFISLNKSKNKPHSLANPVINARNDKRIKDELIKLYKKYNYAIPYTKGRFENLMAIVKSYEPKEKVKDDLIIAGYLHSNLIFEKTEDSKNENGGN
- a CDS encoding type I CRISPR-associated protein Cas7, producing the protein MMNKRIYGLLGIASIMANWNADFTGYPKTISTGEIFGSDKAFKYPIKKMWNQQGEKVLYIKSMKLEEDKNGISDLTPRSLKERYEYLFENNKVSDNKEGKTDKKSKKDGKEVLTNLFKAIDVKNFGATFAEEGNNISITGAVQIGQGFNKYEESYAEEQQILSPFRDASQKKKSKKENEEKEDAKASTLGTKIVSNEAHYFYPFAINPTAYDEFVELGVTDGYTEEDYKKFKDASLIAATSFNTNSKVGCENEFALFVETDKELYLPNLSQFVEFEKKDDKGVIKLTCGKLLDGLKDKIKSIEIYYNPYTTILDSDIKDAKKFNIFTKKEEV
- the cas5b gene encoding type I-B CRISPR-associated protein Cas5b, encoding MEVLKFNLKGETAFFKRPDVNTYLYFTYGNIHKVALLGILGAIMGYKGYNNQCNKIYKHEKEQCIYPEFYEKLKGLKVGIVPINHHGYNLKKVQTFNNSVGYASKEQGGNLIVKEQWLEKPKWEIYILIENEITRELADRLKNYKFKYIPYLGKNDHIADIGFVEVIKNAEKIHSVDKLDGLFMKKYFTLNLDNEDEEEESIWKYEESLPISLEEVTNKYELETFLMTNAIVNIKDYDKVQIYKCNNKNIYFF
- the cas3 gene encoding CRISPR-associated helicase Cas3', producing the protein MYFEKTEKFDISKYIKNSEKIYAHINNKTREKETLKEHVERSLKYFYKLVYSKNLENIFLKFEEKLCREFSDEEKNLFREMIINTIYMHDLGKININFQRLKMHNKYWENHKEFEFNNSNHSCLSSLIYMDYYYKKIKSNSNLNSLESKKLLKIFMILNAYVISKHHTGLDKLEDFKVKLTEDDGEGQRLCSSELSLFEDIYNEKIKFTTNENILKNLFKNTEKNLRRYEEEENNISFVFYIYERLMLSILLMCDYYATSEFEHGDEVKGFNEIENIYDFYDEFNNTKINKDTREYEKNEYDTKRDFSNLKDINILRKELFLDAEKELLKNLDKNIFYLEAPTGSGKSNVAFNLTFRLIEKERNLKKLIYVYPFNTLVDQNIKTIEKIFNNKKDVLNNMAVINSITPIKIRKKDLDDNTIDYNTSLLDRQFLNYPMILTTHVSLFNYFFGISKEDIFPLAKLCNSVIVLDEIQSYKNYIWKEIITFLKYYSEFLNIKFIIMSATLPNLDILMDDESNSISLISNRDKYFDNKLFKNRVKIDYSLLDSADIEDSKDAKLEKIFNHVVEQSNNSEKNILIEFISKDTAAKFHEMLIEYKEEYGLGTQDVRDIELITGDDNSIERNKIINKITKEENKNIILVATQVIEAGVDIDMDIGYKDISMLDCDEQFLGRINRSCLKESGIVYFFNLDSASGIYKNDYRKPKQLTLISEKFHTRRWLENKEFYKFYKHVLEVINKNGTDKYKENSISNFVKNSMNKFDFINISERMKLIDDNKMECSVFLNRELELDDERVLKGYEIWDSYKELLQNNEIDYAEKKVKLSKVVSDMNYFIYKVRKGNFNITECIGEIYYIEDGEKYLENGKFIKSKFQGIDSDIC
- a CDS encoding CRISPR-associated protein Cas4, translating into MRVNGTLVNYYIHCKRQCWLHGNRVNMENNSEDVKIGKAIHKIREEHGKNTEVSIENIKIDKITKEYLVEVKKSDSDIEAVRWQILFYLKILKDKGIDKKGKIEVIEKKKSNNKIIYEELTEEKEERLKEIIFNVEKLIGDENLPMVEFDNKCKKCAYYEYCYV
- the cas1b gene encoding type I-B CRISPR-associated endonuclease Cas1b is translated as MGSTKYLMSMGEVSRKDNSLCFRKNSKNQYIPIENVKEIYCLSEISLNTKLLDFISHNNIVMHFFNYYGGYSGTFYPKENLVSGRLLVKQVKAYENKRMDIARAIVLGIGENIHEVMYHYYKHNVNEVKELLDWIKTEFKSKLENVQDIKSLMQVEGEVWQRFYSNFKYILPENFIINKRVKRPPDNPINAMISFGNSMLYSKTVSVIYNTHLDQKISFLHEPSEGRFSLSLDLSEVFKPIITFKTIFELVNRKKIQVSKHFDKNLNYCILNEAGKKIFIEAFEGRLESIFEHPKLKRKISYKTAIKLDCYKLIKNILEEKEFKPFRLKDKI
- the cas2 gene encoding CRISPR-associated endonuclease Cas2 → MSKKINYNYAFLFYDVKEKRVNKVFKVCKKYLTHYQKSVFRGEITPSNIIKLREDLKKVIDESEDFICIIKLLNNKVFGEEVLGVGIETAEDLIL